A window from Acidobacteriota bacterium encodes these proteins:
- the tsf gene encoding translation elongation factor Ts, producing MAISADQVKELREKTGVGFMECKNALQEANGDIEEAVTILRKRGLASLAKKSGRETKEGLIGSYVHNGKIGVMVEVNCETDFVARNPDFQSLVRDIAMHIAASDPRFVSKDEVTEDVLAKEREIYREQARSTGKPDNVLDKIVEGRIGKYYAEACLLEQPFVKDPAVSVRDHVAAHIQKIGENIQVRRFVRYKLGE from the coding sequence ATGGCTATTTCCGCGGATCAGGTGAAGGAACTCAGGGAAAAAACGGGTGTCGGCTTCATGGAGTGCAAGAATGCGCTGCAGGAGGCGAACGGGGATATCGAGGAGGCGGTCACCATCCTGCGCAAGCGGGGGCTGGCCTCCCTGGCCAAAAAGTCGGGGCGTGAGACCAAGGAAGGCCTGATCGGTTCCTATGTCCACAACGGCAAGATCGGAGTCATGGTCGAGGTGAACTGCGAGACCGATTTCGTCGCGCGCAATCCCGATTTCCAGTCCCTGGTGAGGGATATCGCCATGCACATCGCCGCCAGCGACCCGCGCTTCGTCTCCAAGGACGAGGTGACCGAGGACGTGCTGGCCAAGGAACGGGAGATCTACCGGGAACAGGCCCGGTCCACCGGCAAGCCCGATAACGTGCTGGACAAGATCGTGGAGGGGCGGATCGGCAAGTACTACGCCGAGGCCTGCCTGCTGGAGCAGCCGTTCGTGAAAGACCCCGCCGTGAGCGTGCGGGACCATGTCGCCGCCCATATCCAGAAGATCGGCGAAAATATCCAGGTGCGGCGCTTCGTGCGTTACAAACTCGGAGAATAG